Proteins co-encoded in one Cinclus cinclus chromosome Z, bCinCin1.1, whole genome shotgun sequence genomic window:
- the RXFP3 gene encoding relaxin-3 receptor 1 codes for MGEPCERGVCLPAAGVREGADKESWDAPLGFLESAQMDNGSNVSFLQLLKTINLERADGMQGDSSDVVRIVISLVYSVVCALGLVGNLLVLYLMKSKQGWRKSSINLFVTSLAVTDFQFVLTLPFWAVENALDFNWLFGKAMCKIVSYVTAMNMYASVFFLTAMSVARYRSVASALKNQRRGDPVGGCFSAKWLCALIWLSAVLASLPHAIFSTTATVFDDVLCLVKFPEGQGSNAQFWLGLYHIQKVLLGFVVPLVIISLCYLLLVRFISDRHVGSTCSGPSIKRRSKVTRSVSIVVLSFFLCWLPNQALTTWGILIKLNVVHFSNEYFLSQVYLFPISVCLAHSNSCLNPILYCLMRREFRKALKNLLWRITSPSLTTMRPFSDTTKPEKEEQALHAMMPVHPDPAAPRAAAIQAEVAYYPPGVVMYSSRYDLLPASSMEQHC; via the coding sequence ATGGGCGAACCCTGCGAGCGCGGTGTCTGCTTGCCAGCCGCTGGCGTAAGGGAAGGAGCGGACAAGGAGTCCTGGGACGCGCCGCTGGGTTTCCTGGAGAGCGCTCAGATGGACAACGGCAGCAACGTGTCCTTCCTGCAGTTATTGAAGACCATCAACCTGGAGCGAGCCGACGGGATGCAGGGGGACAGTTCTGATGTGGTGAGAATTGTCATCTCGCTGGTTTACTCCGTAGTGTGTGCCCTGGGACTGGTGGGCAACCTGCTGGTGCTCTACCTGATGAAAAGCAAGCAAGGCTGGAGGAAATCTTCGATCAACCTCTTTGTGACCAGCCTGGCAGTGACTGACTTCCAGTTTGTGCTGACCTTGCCATTCTGGGCAGTGGAGAACGCACTGGACTTCAACTGGCTCTTTGGCAAGGCAATGTGTAAGATCGTCTCCTATGTGACAGCAATGAATATGTATGCCAGTGTATTCTTTCTCACTGCCATGAGTGTGGCTCGATACCGCTCTGTGGCTTCAGCCTTGAAGAATCAGCGTCGGGGAGACCCAGTGGGTGGCTGCTTCTCTGCCAAGTGGCTTTGTGCGCTCATCTGGctgtcagctgtcctggcttcCCTGCCCCATGCCATTTTTTCCACCACTGCCACTGTCTTTGACGATGTTCTCTGTCTTGTCAAGTTCCCAGAGGGCCAAGGCAGCAATGCCCAATTCTGGCTGGGTCTGTACCACATCCAGAAGGTGCTGCTGGGCTTCGTGGTGCCACTGGTCATCATTAGTCTCTGCTACTTGCTCCTGGTGCGCTTCATCAGTGACAGGCACGTGGGTAGCACCTGCAGTGGCCCCAGCATCAAGCGCCGCTCCAAAGTCACTAGGTCAGTGTCCATCGTGGTGCTGTCTTTCTTCTTGTGCTGGCTGCCTAACCAAGCGCTTACAACGTGGGGGATACTCATCAAACTCAACGTGGTGCACTTCAGTAATGAGTATTTTCTCTCCCAAGTGTACCTCTTCCCCATCAGTGTGTGCCTGGCACACTCCAACAGCTGCCTCAATCCCATTCTCTACTGCCTCATGCGCAGAGAGTTCCGCAAGGCACTGAAGAACCTCCTCTGGAGGATCACCTCACCTTCCCTCACCACCATGCGCCCTTTCAGTGACACCACGAAGCCTGAGAAGGAGGAGCAGGCCCTGCATGCCATGATGCCTGTCCACCCTGACCCTGCTGCTCCCCGTGCTGCAGCCATCCAAGCAGAAGTGGCCTATTACCCCCCCGGCGTGGTGATGTACAGTAGCCGCTATGacctgctgcctgccagctccatggagcagcactgctga